The window ATTTTAACATTTGATAAATTTAATTCGTTAATTATTAGCGGTTCAGCCGGTGACAATTGTTTTTTGTTTGAACAAGCACAAGCAGTTATGGGTAATATTGTTAATCCTAAAATAGCCATTATATTTAAAATTTTCATTTTTTAACTCCTTTATTTTATTTTTTTATTATATATATAATTATACAAAAATTCTTAATATCATTAGAAAAATGGCAAAACCGATTAAAAATTGAAATGTATAGTAAAAAGCTGGTACGATTTTAAAAACTGGAAAAATGGCAGTTGAAAAATTAACTGTTGCTTTTGCAATAGTTGCTAGGGGTCGTAAAATGGTAATGACTTGTGAAGCTGTCAGCATTCAATTTATCATTTTGATACCAGCATTTTGAATCGCACAGCCAATATCGTTAAATGTGGGTATTCATCGCCCGGAATATTTACAATTTGCCGGCGGAATTAAGTCGTCTCATTCACTGTTATTTGAACCATCAGGAATAAACGCTGTGGAATTTAAAACATTAAAGTCATAAATTTTAAAATTGTAGTTATAGGTATTACCTTTGTGATAAAGTGGAAAAGTTAAGGTAAAAATATTAATACCATAACGAATATCAATATCGGTATTGAGATAATTAATACTGTTAGCGGTTTTGTTGGTTGGTAAGGCGATGAGTTTATTATCATAAGATTTAAGGACATTAAATTCAATTTGATAGATACTGTTATTATTTTTAATAGCATTAAAATTATCTTGGTGCGTTTTTTTATCAAAAGTAAAGAAATAACTTCGTAGTAATAATTCCGAATTACCGGTAACATTGATTAAATATTTTTTGGGATAAAAAGTAATTAACGAACGATAAAAGAAACCGATTTGAATAAAGTAATCTTTGTTGTAATTATCTACTCCCTTAAAATCAATTTCGGTATGAGTTTTTTCGTCCATATCAAAAGTAGCATAAAATAAACTGGCAAAGAAGTTACCAAGGATTTCATAGATTTCGTCAAAAACATTTTTGTAATCGCTATTGTTAATACTAGAAATGTTGTTTTTAAAATAAAGGTAAATGTCGTTCCTTAATTTGGGATCGTAGCGTAAAAAACTAAATTTAACATTGAGATAATTTAATGTTCCAAAAAGGTACTTAATTAGGTAATAATCGTTAGTGCTTTTGGTGTTATATTTTCAGATTTCACTTTCACCGTGTAATAATTGTAAATAGTTATTACCTGCGATTAAGGTTTTATTAAAAGCTTTAATTTTTAAAATATTTGTATTAATTTCATCTTCACCGCTAGAAGTTTTGTGATAAAAATAGCTTTCGTTTTTAAAACCGTGGTTTTTAATGGTAAATTCTTTGTAATAACCTTTTTCTAAGGTGTCAATAAAATTAAATACTGGTGTTCAATAAAGATAAGAATAATTAAATTTGTCAAAATCACCACGATGAATCATTTAAATAGTCAAGATTATCAATGATATCTGTATAATTATGGTTTCCATCAAATTTGGTGGTTGTTTCTGGCAAATCAATATCAGTTGTCGGTTTGGTTTGTGTTTCCGCTTTAAAAGATAGTATTTTTATTGGAGTAGTAATTGTTTCATTAGCAATTTTAACATGAGTATTTGAGACAATAAATTCTGTTTTATCAAACATTTTGTCATTTTTTATTGTAATTTTTAATCTTTTAAGCTCGTTTCATACTATAGACTTGGTACATAACTATAACTAGCTTAATTCAAAATTATATATTCCTGAAATTAAGTTAAATCGTAATCCAAATCTTCTAATCTTATTGCGATAACGATAAACTAGTATTTTAAATCTTTTTAATCTAGCAAAAACATGTTCAATGACAATTCTAACTTTACTTAAAAAGCTATTATATTCCTTTTTATCTGGATTTAAAGGATTATTTTTACTCTTTTTAATTGGCAATAATGTATTTTTATGAACATTTTGCAAACCTTGATATCCTGAATCGGCAATTAATTCTAATTTTGGATTTATAAGTGTATTTGATTTTAAAAATAACTTATAATCATGAGTACTGCCATAACAAAAATCTACTGAAATAATTTTATTGTTAAATAAATCAATAATTATTTGCGATTTTAATGAATGTTGCCTTTTCTTACCAGAAAATAATAATTTTAGTTTTTTTTAATTCTTTCAATTGGAATTTCTGTAGCATCAATTGCTAATAAATTATTAGTAGTACCCTTATTTTCTAATAATATCTTTTTGCCAGGTATATGAAAGTGACTATTTTTTATTAGAGTATTTTCAACTCAAAAGATATTACGAATACAACTAACATGACTAATATTATATTTTTTTGCAATAATACGATATGTACTATATTCTTTTCAGTATTCTAAAGTCATAAGTAATCTTTGCTCTATTGATAATTTATTTGGTCTACCACCAATTTGTTTTTGTTTAGCTTCACCTTCTTTTAAAATTTCTACCATTTTCATGAAAGTTTTATATTTTATGCCTATTAAACTATAAAATTCGTTTTCGTCTTTGTATTTATCTAACATTTGTACTTCACCTAGGAAATAATATTATCAAAATAGTAGATAAAATTAAAGGTTATGTACCAAGTCTTATATCATTTTTCTCAAAATGTAAACTTTTTAAACCACAATTAGGTCTTCAATTTTCTTCGCAACTACTAGTTCCATCATATTTTAATCATTTTGGAATATTGATAATTTCTTCTTTTTTGGTGCTATAAAAATCTATTTCATATTTATCGTTATAGTTATATGTAATTTGAATTTTAACATTTGATAAATTTAACATATAAGTTTCTTTGCTTTCTCTTTTATTTCTAATTAGTGATTGTGTATATTTGTGTGTTGTTATTTCACTATTGTTAATATTTTGGGGAATGATAAAAATGTTATTAAAACTAATAATTAACACGGTAAATATTTTCATAAACATTTTTATCATTCCTTTTTAAAATATTTTATTTTTCGTTGTTCTTTTTTCTTTAATTTTTTTAATAAGTCACTCAATACCACAATTTATAATTCATGTAATATACCACAGACTTATGACAAACACAAGCAGTTTTTTAAAAAAGGGGTCGAATTTATTTTTTTATTTAAAATTTTTATAAATAATTAAAATTCTAATAGAATTTTTTTTAATTTTGTCGAAAACTCTTGATATTTATTGAATATACTTAATTTTAGGTATATTTTTAATATGATAGAGGTGGATAATAATTATGGAAAAAATAATTCAAGAACTAGTAAATACTTTAACAGATGATCAATTTTTAGAATTTTATGAAAAAGTCAAACAACAAGCAGAATTAATAAAAAAACAAAAACGGTTAAATGAAATTGATCAAAAATTTAGAGCGCAAGGTATTAAATGCCCTAAATGTGAATTTTACCATTGCGTTAAAAATGGACATAATTCAGAAGGGAAACAAAAATATTTATGTAAAAATTGCCGTGCAAGTTTTGACGCTTTTCGTAATCATTTTATTTATTGAAGTCATTTAAATTATGAACAATGAAATTTATTGATTCAAATTTCATTGCTGGGGCAATCTAGTAAAACAATTTTTCGTTTTATTAAAACTACATTAAAAACTGCTTGATATAATCGTCAAAAATTAATGAAATCAAAACAATTAGAAAATACCCAATTAAAATTTAAAAAATTATCTGGTAAAATCCAAATCGATGAAACATTTATTAAAGAAATCCATAAAGGAAATTTCAAATATAAAACTGATCCACGAAGAATTCACCTTGACCCATTCGCAACTAATACTAAATGCTGTATTCAAATGGCAATTGATAATAATAACAATATTTATGTTAAATCCACAAACACCAAACGTTTACAAAAACAATGAGTTATTGAAAATATGAACAAAGAATTAATTAACGAAAATTCAATTATTACTTCCGATATGCAAAAATTATATTTTTTAGTAGCAAAACAAACAAATTCTACTTTATGTGTAACTAAAACAACAATTAATCCTGAAGCTAGTTATCGTAACTTAAATAAAATCAGTAAATTACAATCTAGTCTTAAAGAAGCCTTAATTCATTATCATGGTTTAGGTTTTACTAATATTCAAAATTATTTAAATCTCTGAAAATGAAAATACCAACATAAGGGTTTAACTCCAAACCAACAAACAGTGGTATTATATTTTAATGTATAAAAAAAGTTAAAGTAAAAATAGTAATTTTACATAAAAGCCTTTTAAAATTATCAAGTTGATGATTTTTTTTATTTTATCAAGAGTTTTCGACAAAATTAAAAGAATTTTTTGAAAGAAAGCATTATACTTAAATTTTAAAGCAAAGAAATTGCAGATTAATTTTTGGAGAAGGGTGTTGATTGTTCGATAAATTTTATTAATTAGTAAAAATTTACGAAAAGGAAATTAATTAATATGAAAAAATTACTAAGTATAGTAGCGGCGGTTAGTTTAACTGCAACTGGAGCAAGCACTATCAGTGCTTGTAAACAACATGAAAAATTTGAAGATACTATTTTTAAATTTATTAAAAAAATAGATGACATGTTTGAAAATCCTACTTATGAAAAAACGATTACAGAAAAAGCAGGAATAGATGATTGAAATGAAATTAAAAATAATTGAAATAAACAAAAAGAAAATTTTAGTAATATTGATTATTCTACTATTTCAAAAGATGAAAAAGAATCTATCATTGTTATAATAAAAGAATTTGAAAAATTATTTAAACTGGACGCATAAAGTTTTGTTAGGTGGGTAAAGATTTGAGTAATTTTGAAAAAAAAGTAATCATAATTTAATTATCATTTTATCTAAAAAATAAGTAATAAAACAAAATATTTAACATTAAACTTCTTGCATTACTTAATTATTTAAAAAATATTAGACTTGGTACATAACTATAACTAGCTTAATTCAAAATTATATATTCCTGAAATTAAGTTAAATCGTAATCCAAATCTTCTAATCTTATTGCGATAACGATAAACTAGTATTTTAAATCTTTTTAATCTAGCAAAAACATGTTCAATGACACAATTCTAACTTTACTTAAAAAGCTATTATATTCCTTTTTATCTGGATTTAAAGGATTATTTTTTTTAATTTTGTCGAAAACTCTTGATATTTATTGAATATACTTAATTTTAGGTATATTTTAATATGATAGAGGTGGATAATAATTATGGAAAAAATAATTCAAGAACTAGTAAATACTTTAACAGATGATCAATTTTTAGAATTTTATGAAAAAGTCAAACAACAAGCAGAATTAATAAAAAAACAAAAACGGTTAAATGAAATTGATCAAAAATTTAGAGCGCAAGGTATTAAATGCCCTAAATGTGAATTTTACCATTGCGTTAAAAATGGACATAATTCAGAAGGGAAACAAAAATATTTATGTAAAAATTGCCGTGCAAGTTTTGACGCTTTTCGTAATCATTTTATTTATTGAAGTCATTTAAATTATGAACAATGAAATTTATTGATTCAAATTTCATTGCTGGGGCAATCTAGTAAAACAATTTCTCGTTTTATTAAAACTACATTAAAAACTGCTTGATATAATCGTCAAAAATTAATGAAATCAAAACAATTAGAAAATACCCAATTAAAATTTAAAAAATTATCTGGTAAAATCCAAATCGATGAAACATTTATTAAAGAAATCCATAAAGGAAATTTCAAATATAAAACTGATCCACGAAGAATTCACCTTGACCCATTCGCAACTAATACTAAATGCTGTATTCAAATGGCAATTGATAATAATAACAATATTTATGTTAAATCCACAAACATCAAACGTTTACAAAAACAATGAGTTATTGAAAATATGAACAAAGAATTAATTAACGAAAATTCAATTATTACTTCTG is drawn from Spiroplasma endosymbiont of Clivina fossor and contains these coding sequences:
- a CDS encoding lipoprotein, yielding MKKLLSIVAAVSLTATGASTISACKQHEKFEDTIFKFIKKIDDMFENPTYEKTITEKAGIDDWNEIKNNWNKQKENFSNIDYSTISKDEKESIIVIIKEFEKLFKLDA
- a CDS encoding transposase family protein, whose protein sequence is MLFSGKKRQHSLKSQIIIDLFNNKIISVDFCYGSTHDYKLFLKSNTLINPKLELIADSGYQGLQNVHKNTLLPIKKSKNNPLNPDKKEYNSFLSKVRIVIEHVFARLKRFKILVYRYRNKIRRFGLRFNLISGIYNFELS
- a CDS encoding IS1/IS1595 family N-terminal zinc-binding domain-containing protein; amino-acid sequence: MEKIIQELVNTLTDDQFLEFYEKVKQQAELIKKQKRLNEIDQKFRAQGIKCPKCEFYHCVKNGHNSEGKQKYLCKNCRASFDAFRNHFIYWSHLNYEQWNLLIQISLLGQSSKTISRFIKTTLKTAWYNRQKLMKSKQLENTQLKFKKLSGKIQIDETFIKEIHKGNFKYKTDPRRIHLDPFATNTKCCIQMAIDNNNNIYVKSTNIKRLQKQWVIENMNKELINENSIITSDMQKLYFLVAKQTNSTLCVTKTTINSEASYRNLNKISKLQSSLKEALIHYHGLGFTNIQNYLNLWKWKYQHKGLTPNQQTAVLYFNV
- a CDS encoding IS1/IS1595 family N-terminal zinc-binding domain-containing protein, producing the protein MEKIIQELVNTLTDDQFLEFYEKVKQQAELIKKQKRLNEIDQKFRAQGIKCPKCEFYHCVKNGHNSEGKQKYLCKNCRASFDAFRNHFIYWSHLNYEQWNLLIQISLLGQSSKTIFRFIKTTLKTAWYNRQKLMKSKQLENTQLKFKKLSGKIQIDETFIKEIHKGNFKYKTDPRRIHLDPFATNTKCCIQMAIDNNNNIYVKSTNTKRLQKQWVIENMNKELINENSIITSDMQKLYFLVAKQTNSTLCVTKTTINPEASYRNLNKISKLQSSLKEALIHYHGLGFTNIQNYLNLWKWKYQHKGLTPNQQTVVLYFNV
- a CDS encoding transposase family protein; this translates as MLDKYKDENEFYSLIGIKYKTFMKMVEILKEGEAKQKQIGGRPNKLSIEQRLLMTLEYWKEYSTYRIIAKKYNISHVSCIRNIFWVENTLIKNSHFHIPGKKILLENKGTTNNLLAIDATEIPIERIKKN